The Ramlibacter pinisoli genome has a window encoding:
- the clsB gene encoding cardiolipin synthase ClsB, which translates to MAARWTEGNAFTLLENGEQFYPRVFGCIAGAQREVVLETFILFEDKVGLQLQAALVAAARRGVQVDVTIDGWGSPDLSTGFVRTLCEAGVRLHVFDPGPRPFGLRPKALRRLHRKIVVVDGQVAFIGGINYSADHLADFGPEAKQDWSVEVRGPVVAEIHRFAHAALAAGSRHSAHRRWWRWRREARPPPEQLPRAGSARALLVSRDNGSHTTDIEHQYRLAIRGARRRIVIANAYFFPGYRLIRDLRRAARRGVDVRLVLQGTPDMAIVKIGASALYSTLAKAGVRIFEYCDRPLHGKVALVDDEWATIGSSNLDPLSLSLNLEANVVIRDRTFNADLLGRLEHLMQHSCQQIEPQELARGGLFDVLRSFIAFHLVRLYPTVVGLLPRHRPRLAPAMPDDLVHACPTPAEDAR; encoded by the coding sequence ATGGCCGCGCGCTGGACCGAGGGCAACGCCTTCACCCTGCTGGAGAACGGGGAGCAGTTCTACCCGCGCGTGTTCGGCTGCATTGCCGGCGCGCAGCGCGAGGTGGTGCTGGAGACCTTCATCCTGTTCGAGGACAAGGTCGGCCTGCAACTGCAGGCGGCCCTGGTGGCGGCCGCGCGGCGCGGCGTGCAGGTCGACGTGACCATCGACGGCTGGGGCTCGCCCGACCTGTCGACCGGTTTCGTGCGCACGCTGTGCGAGGCCGGCGTGCGGCTGCACGTGTTCGACCCGGGCCCGCGGCCGTTCGGGCTGCGGCCCAAGGCGCTGCGCCGGCTGCACCGCAAGATCGTGGTGGTGGACGGCCAGGTGGCCTTCATCGGCGGCATCAACTACTCGGCCGACCACCTGGCCGACTTCGGCCCGGAGGCCAAGCAGGACTGGTCGGTCGAGGTGCGCGGCCCCGTCGTGGCCGAGATCCACCGCTTCGCGCATGCCGCGCTGGCGGCCGGCTCGCGCCACTCGGCGCACCGGCGCTGGTGGCGCTGGCGGCGCGAGGCCCGTCCGCCGCCCGAGCAGCTGCCGCGCGCGGGCAGCGCCCGGGCCCTGCTGGTGTCGCGCGACAACGGCTCGCACACCACCGACATCGAGCACCAGTACCGGCTGGCGATCCGCGGCGCACGCCGCCGCATCGTGATCGCCAACGCCTACTTCTTCCCCGGCTACCGGCTGATCCGCGACCTGCGCCGGGCGGCCCGCCGCGGCGTCGACGTGCGCCTGGTCCTGCAGGGCACGCCCGACATGGCCATCGTCAAGATCGGCGCCAGCGCCCTGTACAGCACGCTGGCCAAGGCCGGCGTGCGCATCTTCGAGTACTGCGACCGGCCGCTGCACGGCAAGGTGGCGCTGGTCGACGACGAGTGGGCCACCATCGGCTCGAGCAACCTCGACCCGCTGAGCCTGTCGCTGAATCTCGAGGCCAACGTCGTCATCCGCGACCGCACCTTCAACGCCGACCTGCTGGGGCGGCTGGAGCATCTGATGCAGCACAGCTGCCAGCAGATCGAGCCGCAGGAGCTGGCGCGCGGCGGCCTGTTCGACGTGCTGCGCAGCTTCATCGCCTTCCACCTGGTGCGCCTGTACCCCACCGTGGTCGGCCTGCTGCCGCGGCACCGGCCGCGGCTGGCGCCGGCGATGCCGGACGACCTGGTCCATGCCTGCCCGACGCCGGCGGAGGACGCCCGATGA
- a CDS encoding endonuclease/exonuclease/phosphatase family protein — protein MSETTSPVPPLTVMTVNIHKGFTAFNRRFILPELRDAVRKIGADVVFLQEVQGTHEEKGKKIADWPDAPHYEFLADSIWPQYAYGRNVVYPKGDHGNAVMSKFPIVSFQNHDVSLPGPEKRGLLHCVLRVPGQPLDVHCICVHLGLSESHRVQQLDLLCEMVRSEVPDNAPLIVAGDFNDWRRRANAVLEREVGLREVFVHTYGEPARTFPSRFPLLCLDRIYVRNASVHLPVVLPRRPWSHLSDHAPLVAEIHL, from the coding sequence ATGTCCGAGACCACCTCCCCCGTGCCTCCGCTCACCGTGATGACGGTCAACATCCACAAGGGATTCACGGCCTTCAACCGGCGCTTCATCCTGCCCGAGCTGCGCGATGCGGTGCGCAAGATCGGCGCCGACGTCGTGTTCCTGCAGGAGGTGCAGGGCACGCACGAGGAGAAGGGCAAGAAGATCGCCGACTGGCCCGACGCGCCGCACTACGAGTTCCTGGCCGATTCGATCTGGCCGCAGTACGCCTACGGGCGCAACGTTGTCTATCCCAAGGGCGACCACGGCAATGCCGTGATGTCCAAGTTTCCCATCGTGTCGTTCCAGAACCACGACGTTTCGCTGCCGGGGCCGGAGAAGCGCGGCCTGCTGCACTGCGTGCTGCGGGTGCCGGGCCAGCCGCTGGACGTGCACTGCATCTGCGTGCACCTGGGGCTGTCGGAGTCGCACCGCGTGCAGCAGCTCGACCTGCTGTGCGAGATGGTGCGCAGCGAGGTGCCCGACAACGCCCCGCTGATCGTGGCCGGCGACTTCAACGACTGGCGCCGCCGCGCCAACGCCGTCCTGGAGCGCGAGGTCGGGCTGCGCGAGGTCTTCGTGCACACCTACGGCGAGCCGGCGCGCACCTTCCCCTCGCGCTTCCCGCTCCTGTGCCTGGACCGCATCTACGTGCGCAACGCCTCGGTGCACCTGCCGGTCGTGCTGCCGCGCCGGCCCTGGTCGCACCTGTCCGACCACGCACCGCTGGTGGCCGAGATCCATCTGTGA
- a CDS encoding acyloxyacyl hydrolase, protein MPFTSPTRLLLVAATSAVLAAPAAAQGLRPSAAFFQTGGGDDGVSATASLGASWDWAWRQAALGGEFSAATELVATLLQADRVGGGQRTYVQLGLVPVLRYRFGAGRSPWFVEGGIGLSVMDRKLETPEKSQGSAWNFSDNLAVGRNFGARNEHELSLRWQHTSNAGIQEPNPGFDMFFVRYAARF, encoded by the coding sequence ATGCCGTTCACCAGCCCCACCCGCCTCCTCCTTGTGGCCGCCACCTCGGCGGTCCTGGCCGCACCGGCCGCCGCCCAGGGCCTGCGCCCCTCGGCCGCGTTCTTCCAGACCGGCGGCGGCGACGACGGCGTGAGCGCCACGGCCTCGCTGGGCGCGTCCTGGGACTGGGCCTGGCGCCAGGCCGCCCTGGGGGGCGAGTTCAGCGCCGCCACCGAGCTGGTGGCCACGCTGCTGCAGGCCGACCGTGTGGGCGGTGGCCAGCGCACCTACGTGCAGCTGGGTCTGGTGCCCGTGCTGCGCTACCGCTTCGGCGCCGGCCGCTCGCCCTGGTTCGTCGAGGGCGGCATCGGCCTGTCGGTGATGGACCGCAAGCTCGAGACGCCCGAGAAGTCGCAGGGCAGCGCCTGGAACTTCAGCGACAACCTGGCGGTTGGCCGCAACTTCGGCGCGCGCAACGAACATGAACTGAGCCTGCGCTGGCAGCACACTTCCAATGCCGGCATCCAGGAGCCCAACCCGGGCTTCGACATGTTCTTCGTGCGCTACGCGGCGCGCTTCTGA
- a CDS encoding Spy/CpxP family protein refolding chaperone, which translates to MQPSRRKHLFTGALLAAMAVAAQAQPAPGAAPAPNGRHDPARMAERVNKHLADLKQKLQLTPTQEPAWTSFSNAMQPAAGAPRPDRQALANLSTPDRLDQMRALRNQRNAEMDRRADATKAFYAQLSAEQKKTFDAETARLFQGRGGHGGRHHG; encoded by the coding sequence ATGCAACCGTCCCGTCGCAAGCACCTCTTCACCGGCGCGCTGCTGGCCGCCATGGCGGTCGCCGCGCAAGCCCAGCCGGCTCCCGGCGCCGCCCCGGCGCCGAACGGCCGCCACGATCCGGCCCGCATGGCCGAGCGCGTGAACAAGCACCTGGCCGACCTGAAGCAGAAGCTGCAGCTGACGCCGACCCAGGAGCCGGCCTGGACCAGCTTCTCCAACGCGATGCAGCCCGCGGCCGGCGCGCCGCGGCCCGACCGCCAGGCCCTGGCCAACCTGTCGACGCCCGACCGCCTCGACCAGATGCGCGCGCTGCGCAACCAGCGCAACGCCGAGATGGACCGGCGCGCCGATGCCACCAAGGCCTTCTATGCCCAGCTCTCCGCCGAGCAGAAGAAGACCTTCGATGCCGAGACCGCGCGCCTGTTCCAGGGCCGCGGCGGCCACGGCGGCCGCCACCACGGCTGA